TTATATCTTTCAAATCTGAAACTCTTTGCTGATAAACAGAATTTTTCTTTTTAGAAAATAATGTGATGTACTTTCCCAAAACTTTCTTTACAACTTCTTCAGCATTAAGTTTTTCTTTCCTTATCATACTCTCTATTTCTTTTAAAATTACAGGATCATTCAACATTTCAAAATGAACTATCAATATTTGTAAATCTTTTTTATCTACTTTTGTTCTTAGTTCATTTATTAACTTAGATAATTTTCCTTGTGCAAATTTAATCCCCTCTTTATATCTTAATATTTCATTGGCTATTTCCTCTTCCTTTAGGAAATACGGTTCTATCTCGATTTTTTTTTCGTACTTTAAAAAAGGCTTCCCGATTACTACCCCTTCATATATTCCTTTTCCATATATTTTTTCCATAATCTTTTCCTTTATAAATAATAATTTTACCTTTAAATTATATATTATTTGTAGTGTTTTTTCAATTTTTTTCAGTAATTTTACCACATTATTTTAATTTTTTTATTTGTAATTGAAAAAAAATTGTGATAAAATTTCCATTAATATATTTTTAAGAAGTATTTTTTTTGTTTTATTTTTACTTTTAGGAGGTATTTTTAAATGAATAACATGCTGGAAATTTTTGGAACAAACCATTTTTCTGAAATAGAGTTAAAAAGTAGAATCCCTGGTTCTATTTTTAAAGAATTTAAAGCTGTTCAAAGCGGAAAAAAACAACTGTCTATTTCTGTTGCTGAAGTAATTGCCAATGCTGCTAAAAACTGGGCTACTGAAAAAGGTGCTACTCACTTCACTCACTGGTTTCAACCATTAACTGAGCTTACTGCAGAAAAACATGAATCTTTTATTTCTGTTTCTTCTGATGGTAATATACTTTCTCAATTTTCTGGAAAAGAATTAATTAGAGGAGAAGCTGATACTTCTTCTTTCCCAAATGGTGGACTTCGTTCTACATTTGAAGCTAGAGGATATACAGCGTGGGATTTATCATCTCCTATGTTTTTAAGAGGACCTGAAAAAGCAAAAACTTTATTTATACCAACTGCTTTTGTTGGGTAT
Above is a genomic segment from Fusobacterium sp. JB019 containing:
- a CDS encoding glutamine synthetase III gives rise to the protein MNNMLEIFGTNHFSEIELKSRIPGSIFKEFKAVQSGKKQLSISVAEVIANAAKNWATEKGATHFTHWFQPLTELTAEKHESFISVSSDGNILSQFSGKELIRGEADTSSFPNGGLRSTFEARGYTAWDLSSPMFLRGPEKAKTLFIPTAFVGY